The genome window TTTggatcattttcaaaattttcacactatTTGTACAATTGTCCTACACAAGGCTGCTCTAAGGTAGGCCTAACTACTTGGTACACTTGTCAAAGCGGGCACCTCTCTTGTTACTGCACCATTCCCACTACCCCATGAAACCCCACCAGCTTGACGAAATTGAAAGTTTAAATTTAGCGTGATTCACTTGAAGATTTGAACTGCTTAAAGCTACACTAAACTAGACTAGACTAGCTTGATCAGAGGCTTCCTCGTAGTAGCAGTAATACGGTGAGAGGTTTCCATCCTGATTGGCCTTGAGTTTGTTCTCCCCACCAGCTTCTTGCAACAATTTGACCACCTTCCGCATTGACAGGCGGTTAATGGGAAGAGCATCAGTGCAAAGGATACCAATATCGAGTACCCTGCAAATTTCTTCCTTGTACGTAGAGTCCAGTCTCGGGTCAATTACCTGATCCACTCCCTTTTGGTTGTAGGTAGCACAGACCCATTTCACCATGTCTTTCTCCCCAAACTCCGGATCGGTAGGGGTTTTACCAGTAACCAACTCTAAGATGACAACTCCAAAGCTGTAGATATCACTCTTCTCATTCACTCTTAGGGTATATGCATACTCTGCAtacaaatgaaaacaaattgaataataagagGTAATATAGATCTTACAGGACAGATTACTAAGTTCATGTTAACAGGCCAATGTAGCCACTTATCCATGTCTAAGCTTAACCAATCAACACAAGTATTGTATATTCTAAATGAAAAGGGggaattaatataaataagcaTCAACAAGGAACAAACCTGGTGCAATGTAACCACACGAGCCTGCAATCACAGACATTGATTCAGCACCTTTCCCGACTCCTTTAACAATCTTAGCAACTCCAAAATCCGCAACTCTGGCACCAAATTCATGGTCTAACAATATATTGTTTGATTTCACATCCCGATGAACAATTGGAGGAACACAATCATGATGCAAATAGGATAATCCCTCAGCTGCATCTAAAGCAATCTTATACCTAGTGGGCCAATCTAACAAGCCCCCCTTGCTGCTATGCAACAAATCCCCCAAGCTCCCATTCGGCATATACTCATAAACTAAAAGTTTGTCATCTCCTGTAATGCAACAACACCACAGTCTCACTATATTCTTGTGTCTAATTTTTCCCAGCATTTCAACTTCAGTTTCAAACTCATCTCTCTCCATATCGGCCGCACTCAAAGAATCTTCTTTCTTAACTCCACTGAGTTTCTTCACAGCTACCGCATCACCATTGCTCAGCACAACTTTGTAAACTTTGCCAGAACCTCCACTTCCTATCACATTCTCTTCCTTGAGGCAATCTGCAATCTCGTATTCACTAAAACCGATCTTATGAAATGATCTCCACTTCGTTACAGTAGctcttttcttgttctttttgaAACTCCGGTACTTCATGAAGAACCAAACAACCCCtacaacaaaaaccaagccagCCAGTACAAAAATGGATCTAAGAATCCACATATTGGTTTGGTTCTTAGATCGACTTATCTTCGGACAAAGACCTTCCAAGTCACCACATAATCCAGGATTACCCAAGAAGCTATTCTTGTAATTTTCCTTGGCATAAAAGGGAGGGAGCTCTCCTGAAAGCTGATTATTCGACAAATTAAACACGTTCAGCTTTAAATTCTGCAACTCAATTGGGACTTTCCCGGAAAATGAGTTACTTGAAAGATCAAGATAATTAAGTACAGGCAAGCTACCAATATCACCAGGAATACTACCGGATAGCCTATTGTTAgccaaatttaactcattcaaACTCATACATTCCTTAATTTCTTCGGGGATTCTTCCATCAATCTCATTTTCACTGAGATCAAGCCTGACCAACTGCTTCAGTTTTACCAAAGATAGAGGAATGTGACCGGTGAACTCGTTTCCACTAGCAGACATCTCTACCAGTGTCTCCAAGGACCCGATTTCATCAGGTAACGACCCGGAAAAACGGTTGTTGGAAATTGACAGAATAGAGAGATTATGAGCACTTGAAATCGACTTTGAAATTTCCCCACTAAAGGAATTTTCAGCAAGCTCGAGCAAAAATACTCTGGGTAGGCCCCAGAACCCGTCTGGAACCCGACCCGAGAAACGGTTGTGCTTGAACCGAACCCGGCCCAAGCTCTGGCATTTTCCTAGACTTTCCGGAATTTCGCCcgaaaatgaattgaaaatcaGAATAATATCCCCTAACTGCCCCTTTGCGCACAAATTCTCTGGAATTGTGCCAGAAAACTGATTATAAGAGACATCCAAACTTTGTAGTGGCGAGTTTACACCAAGTTGACTCGGCAATGGTCCACTGAGTTTGTTGTTGAACAGTTTCAGCTCTTGCAACTTTTTCGACACAGTTATGCTCTCTGGTAAAGTCCCTTCTAGCCGGttattataaacatttaatGACTCAAGCTGTAACCCGCATAAACCGGTTGGAATTGTCCCAGTTAACTCGTTCATAGCCGCGTCGAATCGCTTCAACGTAGTTAAATTCCCCATATTTAACGGCAACTCGCCTGATAGAGAGTTGTTATATAACTCAATTTGCTCAATGCTTTTCAACTGGGAAATTGAACTAGGGATGGATCCAGAGAGCTGGTTAAGGGAAAAATCAAGGTTTCGGAGGCTAACCAACCGACCGAAACTCGACGGAATTTGGCCGACGAGGTTACAGTCGGCAAGAAAAAGCTGCTCAAGGTTCGTTAAGTTACCTAGTTCGCTCGGTATATGAGACGGAGAAAAAGGGTTATAAGCGAGATCCAGTTCTTTTAGAGTGGAAATATTACCCAAAATAGCAGGAATGGTGGCGTCGAGGAGATTTCCCGCCAAGTTGAGACACCGGAGCCGTTGGAATTGTCCGAAAGTCGCGGGAATTTCGCCAGAGAAGTTGTTCCCGTAGAGGATTAGATTTTCGAGGGTGGGAATATTGGGGAGGGAGAGAGGGAGAGAGCCAACAAGGAGATTCTGGGAGAGATCGAGGGTGGTTAGATTTTGACAGGTGGAAATATCAAGGGGTAGGGAAGAGTTGATGGAATTATTGGCGAGAGAGATGGAGCGAAGATAAGGGAGACGGCAGAGGAAAAGCGGGAAAGGCCCAACGAGCTGGAAATCAGAAAGGTCGACAGACTGAACACGGGAAGTGGGGGAGTGGCAAGAAATACCTTGCCAATTGCAAGGGGTGTCGTCTCGGCGGTTCCAGGAGGAGAGGGCGTTGGTTGGGTCGGAAAGGCTTTGCCTGACCTGCAACAGGTACAGACCTTCCTGGTTTAGAGCAAAGGCATAGGGCAGAGGATTCAAAAATAGGAGCAAGAATACCAGAAACATGGTTTGGGTTAGAGGAGAGTGGAGTGTGGTTGTATTGGGATGCTGTTGCGTTGTTTAGAGTGAAGGAGGGAGGCATGGAAGACGGCAAAGCTTTTGGATATTTTAAGGGAGAAAAGGTGGGTGTGGGAGTGGGTCCTGGTTTGCTACTGGGGTCTTACATCAGATGAAGATGGTGAAGTGTGTTGAACCCAAGAGATGAAGCGCAATTTGGatcaattttcaaaagttgtttGAAACTTTAGACAAACACAGGAAACTTCCCGGTCAAAAGAGTTCAGTAGTGATCACAGTGCTTTTGGCAAATAATTTAACTCCACTACATCTTCAGGTAATGTAACTGTTTACACTATCTAATCTAAATTGAGCTTCTAATATAGAACCAGCATTTATTTAATGAAGGTTTAATATcgatttttagattatttaaacCCACCATTTGGAAAAGAATGGAGTTGATTAGATCCAAAATAGCATAATGAATTAAGATAATAACTCCATTGCTTTTAAATTCAATCCCAATAAGATAATAAGGGCAAATTACACCAACACTCACTCAACTTTGATGCAGCTGGGAAAACAATTACTCTTGTTTCAATTCAGTTattcaacttttgaaaaataataaaacaatccTTTTAACCATTTTCCATTATAGACATAACGGAAAAGTGACATGGCATTTAACAGACTCCTTTTTGTCATTAAGTGGCCAGTTGGAAGGTTAGTTGTCATTTAAGCAGCCCTATAACCCTAGTTGGGcaatagaaaagaagaagaaaagaaatggagatGTACAACCATTTTGTTCCTCCAAGGTGGAGCCACCACTCAATTCGTTGCTATCCGTTGAATCTCtgttcctttttttcttctctttttttttcttaactcTAGTCGTCGTCGTTCATACTAAATGGCTCCTCTTTGCCTCTCAAATCTCACTTTAGATTTCCCAATAGGCCTTCAAAATCCCAAGATTAATACCTCAAAGCTTCGAACAAGGCTTCAACGGATCTCCGTCGTCCACTGTTGGATCACCACAATATTCTGGCCACAGCTTTTCTTCGACCAACCATGACTCTTGACCGCTCGGATCATCAAACTGGTGGCCCAAGTTCTCTAACCCGTAAAACCCGAAATAGGTGTGGgtttcttctatttttattatattcttttttagttttttttacctCTCTCTTTTGATGCAAACCAATTTAGGGTTattgttctttttttgttgGTTTGATTTTAGATGCTTGCTAtttggtatttttgtttttgctagtttttgttgttttgttgtcGATTTTGATTTCAAACTTCATAACATTGCCACAAGCAGGAGCTCCAACCAAACTAGTGTTGGTGTTCGGATCATTCTTATTGAAGGAACCGACATTACGAGGATTGTTGTAGTGGTCGATAATGTTTACATAGTAAAGATGTGGAAGAATCTGAATGGGTTGTGATGGGATCTCCCTTGACGTTAGCCCAAGCAATCGTTTTGATGCCAGCCTCAATATTTTTGCCatcgattttcaattttcactACCAAGGAAAGAGCTTTTTCAGGTTCcatttttttccctaaaattttgttcCCATTTTGAGCCTTGATTTTGGGTAACTCCACGTCAATCTGCCACGTTAGGTAATTGGGTTTCAAACGTGGCAAGTTAATTAGCCATGTCAATTGTCTCGTTAAGCCTGTGATGGAAAATGTTAATGGGTGACTGATTTGTCACTTTTCAATGTTAGTagataatttgttatttttcgaaAGTTAAGTGACAGGATTGAAATCAAAATGACTATTGTATCGACTGcatcaaagttgagtgactgttaGTGGAATTTTCccttaataaaaagaaaaagaaaagcataatGAAACGAGGTGATGATGGGAGGGAGGGGCCAAGTATAATAATTACTAAAAGTATAGGCCAATGGAAATAAAAAGCATAATGACAATCAGTGTTAAAAGTCTACTCTGGAGTCAATGTGAAAGggatataattttgttttaactttATGATATAAAATCCTTCATTCATAGGCTGCACCTGCTGTCCACATATTTTGTTTTCTAGAATAAGAGGATTTTGTACAGTCAcatttatctttttcatttatgttaaattaagatttaaataattacttatgatttaatttaattttaattacgtTATTTCAATATTACAAtcttttatctaaataaatCTAGAATCAAGctctaataattataattaatattacataaaatcaacttaattacaaaattttatataaactaatTATTGAGACATTAACCTAAACaacacaaaacaaacaaaaataattttaatttttgagttaattttacacattttaaaaatatgtaattaatacataaagTGAAcccaatatgaaaatatgattttttttcaaaaataaaatcataatataaaactatatatacaATTGGGATAAGGTAACatttaattcttgaatttggtaaattttctcaacttcttttctagattttttttgttcactttaattcatgaatttggtaattttttttcaattttgaattatgtGATGATGTAACACTCGGAGATTCCGCCACATTATCACCTATATCTGATCGTCACATCATCACATAgactaaaagtaaaaaaagtgGTCAAGTTTTAGATTAATGTGGTGAaaaaatcaagactaaattacTTTATCCCTGTACAATACACGtgataaattatacataatacaaataaaaatatattaaaaattataatgtaatatgaaatttatgaaaattaagaaaacaacaagaatatATGATTAGCAaaccttttcaataatataaaccaatctcattaaataaataatttaagtaataCATACCAACCCACGAGTAATTGTATGGATTAACTCGTTAAAactatcatttaaaattatcacaATGATCGGTTGAGTCTTTGTTTGGTTGGTACTGACATTGTTGCTAGTGTAAGAGAACGTAGGTTCAAGTGCGCTGAAGCGTGTTTATCCTTCTTTTTAAGAGTTGGGATGGGTTATGgataattctaaatattgtatcaatttaaaaacattCAGATACTTTcacaattgaattaaattttcaaaaatatatatatcataatgaATCAAAAACATATCTCATATCAGCTTGTGCACAAGACTCAAActttaaatacattatttaaattaaaatgatataaaatatccttttttcatattttatctatACCGAGATAatgtaagaatatttttattccaAGAGATTCAATTGCTTGACTTAATTTTATCTAATCTTCAAAATATGTTACTCCGAATGAATTCATAAATGAAATTATCGTACTTTCGTAAAATTAGCCATGcttataattcaaaaattttactcgAAAATATTTCTAACTCCAAAAATAGGAAGTAATATTGAGTGTTATAGTACTAGGTGCAACCACCACCACGTGTAGCATTGCATGAGCCATTGCTCAAAAGCGAGTCTTAGGTGATTGAAGAGGTCAAAAAGATTGGGCTTTGATTTTTCAGTGTAGAAATTGGTTTCCTTTACGCAGATGATAGAACAGTGGATTCCTAACCATGTTATCATCCATCACTTTCTCTACAAACTCTTTATATGTGGAATATATGAAAATACAgcagtaaataatttttttagcacGTGAATTAGCCAGCCAAGGCTAAATGATCATCACCAATCAATCAATCCATCTCCAATTTCAAAAGTTCTGTGTTGTTATTGGGTTGGTACAATATTAGAGAATTTGATGCCCTCAAAATAGAGACAGCACCCACCACCACTCATTTTTCCACGCTCCACTTTTTGACTCTCAAACAACTTAAagttgattgattttttattataaattattaaaaaatcgaTGGTGATAATTAGGAAATCGGTTCACCTGAATTAGACAGACAGTTGGAGTAAGCAGAGGACCAAGGAGGAGAGGAGGTTGTACCATGTTTAAGGGAGTTGAGAGTTGGGGAAAAGTATCCTTTCATCATCATGTCTTGGGTGAGAGTTTGCTTGTGAGGTTTGTTAGGTTTGTCATCAACAAAGATTTGCTCTAACATTTCCTTTGTTAAGGTTGTACTTGTCCTCAATAATCCCATAATGGTCACCCCTTGAGGAAGATGATGAGTGACTAAAGATGAATGGCTTTTTTATGAAAGATtgaaacaatatgaaataaaaaatacattaatatgcttataaaaataatggaacCTCAAACTTAAGGATGTAATCACAGTTATCTAACCATCTAATAAAAGGAACTAAtatgttaaagaaaaaaagcttGAAGCAACATGaagtaaaaaatacaaatgtgtaGAAGAATTGAACTCAAGACTCACTGATGTAATTACAACTATCTAACCATCTAACAAAAGGactaatatgttaaaaacattaattaaaatgtaaaaagcttcaaacaacatgaaataaaaaatataaatacaagtaGGAGATTAATCGAACTCAAAACTCAATGATGTAAGTGCAACTAACTAACCATCAAACCAAAGAACTAATatgctaaaaaaataattaaaattttaaaaagcttgaagcaacatgaaataaaaaattacaaatgtgaGTAAGAGAGTAATTGAACCCGAGACTTAAGGTTAAAagcactaacatttaaccatctGGACAAAGCTAAAAACACTTCCAATTGGAAGCTTTCCATAGTGTTCAAacaattaaccgaaccgaattagtattaattgaattaaccgaactttttaatcctttaaccgCTAACCAAAtcgaaaatttttcaaaaaaattaatcgaaccgaattatttcgattaattcgatcggttaaccgaaatttatatgtttttgcttttttggttaaaacaagtataaaatatataaaataaataaattgataatgttcatccgaccaaattaaccaaattaaaactacatataatttgtattattaattattaagttcagttaattcaattaattacccgatttcgaaccgaattaactgataaccgaaattccaaaaaattattaaccagCTTCCTACtgaattagattaattaaccTCCCagttaaccaaattagatcggtttgatcgattaattcggttttaaCCTAAATTTGAACACCCCTGACCATATCACTAAAAATACATCCAACTAGACGCGTTTTCTAAATATCGACTTAATCCgattaattttgcaaaaatcaATCTGATCTAGTAATTATGGttaaaaataagcattttaaataattcaccCTTCTATAACcacattaaattataattgttttCCAAAATGATAAATTCAAAACCTCTATTTTGTTTTCCAAATATTTCAGAATATTATGGTAATAGATTTATGTGTTATagcttgaaatttatttatattgtcaataacattttaatttgatttgtttatttttagtttaacttaaataaatttatttaattttattcgatttgaattttatttcacttgattcggtttgtaatttttaaaattaaattaaaataataaaacttaactaattcaaaatatttttcatctcattcaattaaatacccatcaatataatttgaaactttttattttaatttacaataatctttttcaacatttttaaatgaataaaatcaaatctgAATCAACATTAATgacataaattttaacttatttttcaagTGAAATCTGAGGACATCATGTCTTTGAATATAATATGATATTGtaagatatatattatttgtttggttttagGAAATAGAAGAATGAAAAACactttattgaaaattttagaaaatgaaaatatgtgaaaatcataaaataataaaagaaacattttattattttcactaaaaatattttgtaaaaataaaaggatgaaAACAAGAATTTTTAAGCTTAAATTAATTGACTTTGGTTTAAACCtcgtataaatataaaatgcttttttctttgttttcaataatttttcaaatattaaatttgttaccttcattcaaaaataaaataatttttattttatttataatgttttattatagAATAATAGGTATTAAACATGATTTCatgtgttaattattaaaaacattttttatatttttatttaaaaataaaaatagaaaatggaaatggaaataaaaatgtCATTCTCCACTCATAagatttctaaaattacattatcCAGAAGACACATTTCATCATCAGAAAGTAAAAAGACACTTTCCACTTATGTTGTAATGAAGAACCATAATTTCAAACTTGAATAGTTAGAAGTGAATATGgacaaaaacatcaaaattcagaCAATGATGATGATTAAGTTGCAATTCCTTGACAGCACATGTTACATCAAGTAGAAGACAAACCCTAAATTTATGCTAGTCGTGTTTACAGTTGCAGCAGCTACCAAATCTGTGGGCAGTTTACAGCATTCTCTTGAGTGTTGAAATAGAATTTTacaccttttttaatttttaaacaatgcATATCATCAACTGCCAATcaggaatttttatttatttttttaatacgaaaataaataaaaaaaataaacattggTCAAAAGTCAAACCTTTCCTCAACTGTAGAAAAATGTGTTGTGATAAAACCAACCAAGTTAATTTGATTGCTTCTATTTCTTCATCATACAGTAGTGTAAACAGATTGGACAAGGCAAGCTTTTGGCTTGTGCAAGAACTCAAATTTTCTTGGCCCACAATAACTAATATTGCACGTGCCCTTCTCTTCGTTTCTTTTTGTCTCTTCTTTTGCCAAGAAAAGGTGGcatcaattataataatttgataataaaactttaacacgattagtaaaaataaaatgttcaagTTCTACCA of Gossypium raimondii isolate GPD5lz chromosome 3, ASM2569854v1, whole genome shotgun sequence contains these proteins:
- the LOC105794845 gene encoding receptor-like protein kinase HSL1 — protein: MFLVFLLLFLNPLPYAFALNQEGLYLLQVRQSLSDPTNALSSWNRRDDTPCNWQGISCHSPTSRVQSVDLSDFQLVGPFPLFLCRLPYLRSISLANNSINSSLPLDISTCQNLTTLDLSQNLLVGSLPLSLPNIPTLENLILYGNNFSGEIPATFGQFQRLRCLNLAGNLLDATIPAILGNISTLKELDLAYNPFSPSHIPSELGNLTNLEQLFLADCNLVGQIPSSFGRLVSLRNLDFSLNQLSGSIPSSISQLKSIEQIELYNNSLSGELPLNMGNLTTLKRFDAAMNELTGTIPTGLCGLQLESLNVYNNRLEGTLPESITVSKKLQELKLFNNKLSGPLPSQLGVNSPLQSLDVSYNQFSGTIPENLCAKGQLGDIILIFNSFSGEIPESLGKCQSLGRVRFKHNRFSGRVPDGFWGLPRVFLLELAENSFSGEISKSISSAHNLSILSISNNRFSGSLPDEIGSLETLVEMSASGNEFTGHIPLSLVKLKQLVRLDLSENEIDGRIPEEIKECMSLNELNLANNRLSGSIPGDIGSLPVLNYLDLSSNSFSGKVPIELQNLKLNVFNLSNNQLSGELPPFYAKENYKNSFLGNPGLCGDLEGLCPKISRSKNQTNMWILRSIFVLAGLVFVVGVVWFFMKYRSFKKNKKRATVTKWRSFHKIGFSEYEIADCLKEENVIGSGGSGKVYKVVLSNGDAVAVKKLSGVKKEDSLSAADMERDEFETEVEMLGKIRHKNIVRLWCCCITGDDKLLVYEYMPNGSLGDLLHSSKGGLLDWPTRYKIALDAAEGLSYLHHDCVPPIVHRDVKSNNILLDHEFGARVADFGVAKIVKGVGKGAESMSVIAGSCGYIAPEYAYTLRVNEKSDIYSFGVVILELVTGKTPTDPEFGEKDMVKWVCATYNQKGVDQVIDPRLDSTYKEEICRVLDIGILCTDALPINRLSMRKVVKLLQEAGGENKLKANQDGNLSPYYCYYEEASDQASLV